Proteins from one uncultured Cohaesibacter sp. genomic window:
- a CDS encoding BCCT family transporter gives MTNAEEAGIPAPEGDTEIIETDYEIGQDNVEGQVGPFGFDVHNPVFLVSGLCIVAFVFYALALPEQAASIFGWLRPWLTSTFDWFFLGAANIFVLFCLFLIVSPWGKVRLGGQDAEPDFSYRGWFAMLFAAGMGIGLMFFGVLEPVYHMAVSQPLGTPSPLDGSGNIIAENVEQAKAMGLAATIYHWGLHPWAIYAIVALALALFSFNKGLPLTIRSAFHPIFGDRIWGWTGHIIDILAVFATLFGLATSLGFGAQQANAGLHHVFGVPIGTPVQIILITIITAVALFSVLRGLDGGVKMLSEINMGIAALLLLFVLFVGPTLMILTDFGEGLVAYVEDIIPLSNPIGRTDMDYLHGWTTFYWAWWISWSPFVGMFIARVSRGRTVREFITCVLLIPSLVCVLWMAVFGGVAIDQVLTDPLTSAVKDNVIDNYNPPLSLFAMLEGLPFSSITSVIAIVLVIVFFVTSSDSGSLVIDTITAGGKIDAPVPQRVFWATFEGAVAIVLLVGGGLTALQAMVISTGLPFAVVLLVMCYAVYKGLSSEPR, from the coding sequence GGACCATTCGGATTTGACGTGCACAACCCGGTCTTTCTTGTCTCGGGATTATGCATTGTAGCTTTTGTTTTTTACGCGCTGGCCCTGCCAGAACAGGCAGCATCCATTTTTGGCTGGCTGCGCCCGTGGCTCACGTCGACCTTTGACTGGTTCTTCCTTGGTGCTGCCAATATCTTTGTTCTTTTCTGCCTCTTTCTCATTGTCAGCCCTTGGGGCAAGGTGCGACTAGGGGGACAGGATGCGGAACCAGACTTTTCCTACAGGGGCTGGTTCGCAATGCTCTTTGCCGCAGGCATGGGCATCGGCCTGATGTTCTTCGGGGTTCTGGAACCTGTCTATCACATGGCAGTTTCCCAGCCATTGGGAACACCGTCCCCATTGGATGGCTCAGGCAACATCATTGCCGAGAATGTTGAGCAGGCCAAAGCCATGGGGCTAGCTGCAACCATCTACCACTGGGGTCTGCACCCTTGGGCCATTTATGCCATTGTTGCACTGGCTCTGGCGCTGTTTTCCTTTAACAAGGGCTTGCCGCTGACCATCCGCTCTGCGTTCCATCCGATTTTCGGTGATCGTATCTGGGGCTGGACCGGTCATATCATTGATATTCTGGCCGTGTTTGCCACCCTGTTCGGCCTTGCCACATCGCTGGGCTTTGGTGCGCAGCAGGCCAATGCGGGCTTGCATCATGTCTTTGGCGTTCCCATCGGTACGCCAGTACAGATCATCCTCATCACCATCATCACGGCGGTTGCCCTCTTCTCGGTCCTGCGTGGTCTTGATGGCGGGGTCAAGATGCTCTCCGAAATCAACATGGGTATTGCGGCTTTGCTGTTGCTGTTTGTCCTGTTTGTGGGGCCGACATTGATGATCCTGACCGACTTTGGTGAAGGACTTGTTGCCTATGTCGAAGATATCATCCCGCTTTCCAACCCGATCGGGCGGACTGACATGGATTATCTACATGGCTGGACGACCTTCTACTGGGCTTGGTGGATCAGCTGGTCACCTTTCGTCGGCATGTTCATCGCCCGCGTATCCCGCGGCAGAACCGTGCGTGAATTCATCACCTGTGTGCTGTTGATCCCGTCTCTGGTCTGTGTTCTCTGGATGGCAGTCTTTGGTGGCGTGGCAATCGATCAGGTTCTGACTGACCCATTAACCTCTGCGGTCAAAGACAATGTGATCGACAATTACAATCCACCACTTTCGCTGTTTGCGATGCTTGAAGGCTTGCCCTTCTCAAGCATAACATCCGTGATTGCCATCGTGCTCGTGATTGTCTTCTTCGTCACCTCCTCTGACTCCGGCTCTCTGGTCATTGATACCATTACGGCAGGCGGCAAGATTGACGCTCCGGTTCCGCAGCGCGTTTTCTGGGCTACCTTCGAGGGCGCGGTTGCGATCGTGTTGTTGGTTGGCGGCGGCCTGACCGCCCTACAGGCGATGGTCATTTCCACAGGACTGCCGTTCGCGGTGGTGCTGCTGGTCATGTGCTATGCGGTCTATAAAGGCCTCAGTTCAGAGCCACGATAA
- a CDS encoding quinone oxidoreductase, whose translation MDMALVASRPGGPEVMEWCALETGTPGPGEALVRHTAIGVNFIDVYNRTGLYPWPEETMIPGAEAAGVVEAIGAGVEGLKVGDRVAYVLKFGAYRERRVLAADRLVLLPDGISDDLAASVMLKGLTAQYLVTSSYAVKAGDTVLVHAAAGGVGLILGQWLKALGARAIGTAGSAEKVALALQHGYSDVINYREENFAEKVMELTGGEGCEVVYDSVGKDTWRGSISCLKPFGMFANFGQSSGMIEDFKLSDLASGSKAACRPVLFDYVAKRADLEARASDLFDKLVSGAVKADVVASVPLKDAGKAHKALEGRKTTGATILKP comes from the coding sequence ATGGATATGGCACTTGTCGCTTCCAGACCTGGCGGTCCGGAAGTCATGGAGTGGTGCGCGCTGGAAACAGGCACGCCCGGACCCGGAGAAGCCTTGGTGCGCCACACTGCAATCGGCGTTAATTTTATCGATGTATATAATCGCACGGGGCTTTATCCGTGGCCAGAAGAGACGATGATTCCCGGCGCAGAGGCTGCAGGTGTTGTCGAAGCCATCGGTGCTGGCGTTGAAGGGCTCAAGGTCGGCGACCGGGTTGCCTATGTCCTCAAGTTCGGCGCCTATCGCGAGCGCCGTGTGCTGGCCGCAGATCGTCTGGTGCTGCTGCCTGATGGTATATCCGATGACCTGGCCGCTTCCGTCATGCTCAAAGGCCTGACCGCGCAATATCTCGTTACCTCCTCCTATGCCGTCAAGGCTGGGGATACGGTGTTGGTTCATGCCGCCGCTGGCGGCGTTGGCCTCATTCTGGGCCAGTGGCTCAAGGCCCTTGGCGCCCGGGCCATCGGAACGGCAGGGTCCGCGGAAAAGGTTGCTCTGGCGCTTCAGCATGGCTATAGCGATGTCATCAACTATCGTGAAGAGAATTTTGCTGAAAAGGTCATGGAATTGACTGGAGGCGAAGGCTGCGAAGTTGTCTATGACAGCGTCGGCAAGGATACATGGCGTGGGTCGATCAGTTGCCTCAAGCCTTTTGGTATGTTCGCCAATTTTGGCCAATCCTCCGGCATGATCGAGGATTTCAAACTTTCCGATTTGGCCAGTGGGTCGAAGGCCGCGTGTCGCCCCGTGTTATTTGACTATGTGGCCAAGCGGGCCGATCTGGAAGCACGTGCGTCCGATCTCTTCGACAAGCTCGTCAGTGGTGCGGTGAAGGCCGATGTAGTGGCGTCCGTACCTTTGAAAGACGCAGGCAAAGCTCACAAGGCTCTGGAAGGGCGCAAGACAACCGGAGCCACCATTCTCAAACCATGA